GCATACCGTTGTGGACTGCAAAAACGAGGTGGAAAAGCTCCGGGAACAGGTACAGAATGTCGAATAAGGCCGGGCTCCTTGTATGCATTGCATCACCGTCCGGTGGTGGTAAAACCACCGTCTGCAGGAAGCTGATCGAGCGACATGGTGATTATCGGTTTTCCGTATCCGGAACTACCCGGGATCCCAGAGATGGCGAACAAGACGGCGTGGACTACTATTTTTTATCTGAAGAGGAGTTCAACAAGAAAGTAAATAATGGGGAGTTTGCCGAATACGAGCGGGTTCACGGGCAGATGTACGGAACACTGTATGCGGCGGTACAGGAGGCTTTGGACAACGGCGAAGTCCTCCTGAACGATATTGACGTGAAGGGTGCCTCTACACTCAAATCGGAGTACGGTGACCAATGCCTGACAATTTTTTTACAGCCACCGAGTATGCGTACGCTTAAGGAGCGGCTCATCAGCCGCGGAACGGAGACGGAAGAAAGTTTTAAGCGACGAATGCATCGGATATCATTGGAAATAGAATATGGTAAACAATTCGACGTGGAAATCGTTAACGATCAATTGATGACCACAGTGGACGAAGCTGAACAATCAATAGAAAACAGACGATCAGCAATAATGGAGGAAGCAATCAATGGCAGTTGAAACAATTTCATTCCGGGATCTGGAAGATCAGACAACGGATACCTTCGAGGCAATCATCATCATGGCGAAGCGCGCCCGACAGGTGAATGCCGAACGGTTGGCCAAGATGGAACTCCCGGCCTTTATGGAGGATACGGAAGACGAAGAAATAGGCCTGGACCGGGAAGACCTGGAAGATGTGGACTTTGACGGCATCGAAAAGGCAACCACGTTCGCCATTCGCGAGATGTTGACAGGGGATCTGACGTTCCGGTACAAGGGTGAGCAATACGAAGAGACCGAAGAGATTGAAGATGGCGAGCTCAAAGAAAACGGAGAAGATTCCGAGTAGCTGGTTTGCTGGCAGGTCGGTGAGTCTTGTCATAGCCGGCGATATTTCCGTACA
The Candidatus Neomarinimicrobiota bacterium genome window above contains:
- the gmk gene encoding guanylate kinase — its product is MSNKAGLLVCIASPSGGGKTTVCRKLIERHGDYRFSVSGTTRDPRDGEQDGVDYYFLSEEEFNKKVNNGEFAEYERVHGQMYGTLYAAVQEALDNGEVLLNDIDVKGASTLKSEYGDQCLTIFLQPPSMRTLKERLISRGTETEESFKRRMHRISLEIEYGKQFDVEIVNDQLMTTVDEAEQSIENRRSAIMEEAINGS
- a CDS encoding DNA-directed RNA polymerase subunit omega, translating into MAVETISFRDLEDQTTDTFEAIIIMAKRARQVNAERLAKMELPAFMEDTEDEEIGLDREDLEDVDFDGIEKATTFAIREMLTGDLTFRYKGEQYEETEEIEDGELKENGEDSE